Within the Paenibacillus pabuli genome, the region TAGTGTTGCCTTGATTGCGGTGGCGTTTGCTGTGCTGGTTTTCTTTTTGATTCGTACATTGAAATCTGCTCAGGGCTCATTGGACAACGTGTCCAAGACACTCCAGGAAGTTCAGAAAACGATTGATGAACTGAGTTATGAAGTAAAACAGACGGTAAGGCATGCCAATGATATTACAGTTGATGTGCAGCACAAAATGAAACAAATCGATCCTGTAATGGAATCGGTACAGAATTTGGGTGAGGTTTTGAATGAGGTGACCGAGGCTGCCAAACAGGTATCCACTACGATGATCGCTAAATTTCAAACCAAACGTAACCATCAAGAAAAGCAAAACAAACGTGCAGAGGTAGCCAAAGTACAGACAACGCCTGCTACATCTACGGATCGAACCCTGCAAAGTTATCAGGCTACATATAATGATGCACCAAAGGGTGGTAAAAACTGGGTGAAGTACATTGATCTGGCGGCAAATGTTTGGCAACGTATGCGTAAATAACATGACCGCTGTGTAATCCTGAGTGTCTATCAGAGCGGTGATGAACTGAACTTGATGAAAGGGTGAGAATCATGATGAAACTACTGCTTGTTATGTTTAGCGTAATTTCTCCCTTTTCCGTTCAACCGGCAGCAGTACCTGCTGCTCAAGATATGCAATGGACGGTAGTGGAAGAAGAAGTGCCAGAGGTCAATCTGGCTGCTGATCGATCCGGACCGGTTCGGCATTTTCAGACTCTGAATGGCATTTCTCTGGAGGACAGCAAAGGTCATATTTTAGCAGAGAAGGGTCAGCCCCTTCATAAAAAAGCAGATCCATATCTGGGTTGTCCCGAATATGAGTTTGCGGATGTCAAGGTTGGACTCTGTGATGATACCGGAGAGATCCAGTATATCCACATTGATGGAACCGAGGATCGGTTGAAACTCAATCAGCAGTGGATTGACATGAATGTTGAATCCATCCGCCAAGTTTTGGGTGAGCCTTATGTGGTGGCTGAAGATGGAGAAGTATATCTGCGGGGTAATCAGGCCATTAAGGTTTATATCAAGCCCGGTTCCGAGCAGATTGATGGAATCGATCTTTTTGAGGATCATCTCCAGTAGAGGAGAAATGGTTTCTTATTAAAGAAGCGTTTCAAACCTATAGGGCAAGGTTATATATTAGAAGTAGCTCGAAAAGAAGATTATCAGAGGAGAGTGGAGACGATGAATTC harbors:
- a CDS encoding DUF948 domain-containing protein, giving the protein MIYQISVALIAVAFAVLVFFLIRTLKSAQGSLDNVSKTLQEVQKTIDELSYEVKQTVRHANDITVDVQHKMKQIDPVMESVQNLGEVLNEVTEAAKQVSTTMIAKFQTKRNHQEKQNKRAEVAKVQTTPATSTDRTLQSYQATYNDAPKGGKNWVKYIDLAANVWQRMRK